Genomic window (Gemmatimonadota bacterium):
CTTCGCCACCGGTTTGCCGTGTTTCGTGATCACGATGCCTTCCGGGTCCAGAGAGTCCATGAGCGAAAGACATTGCTCCTTGAAGCGCGCTGCACCCACCGTTTTCGCCATTGAATTCTCCTGGTCATAATATA
Coding sequences:
- a CDS encoding type II toxin-antitoxin system prevent-host-death family antitoxin, encoding MAKTVGAARFKEQCLSLMDSLDPEGIVITKHGKPVAKLIPISSESRELIGALAGRLEIKGDILSTGVAWDAQS